A window from Pseudomonas kribbensis encodes these proteins:
- a CDS encoding fimbrial assembly protein: protein MNKHCMAVVLAAITVLNIGTAWAARETLNFEVTLTIPSQSFYILPSEPDWIHRPQQLVWNLPDSTLGGFSKNFDVRHDTSAIEARLDSAPYLSTGKPGETIALRVRFNNVELSADPVFRQVLSKSEAAAGMRVPLQIDPVKPVGGYRAGEYFGNVLVLFNARAPGA, encoded by the coding sequence TTGTATGGCCGTCGTGCTGGCGGCAATCACCGTGTTGAATATCGGTACGGCATGGGCGGCGAGGGAAACGCTCAACTTCGAGGTCACGCTGACGATCCCCAGCCAGTCGTTCTACATTCTGCCGTCGGAGCCCGACTGGATTCACCGGCCGCAGCAACTGGTGTGGAACTTACCGGACTCGACCCTCGGCGGCTTCAGCAAGAACTTCGATGTGCGGCATGACACCAGCGCCATCGAGGCGCGTCTGGACAGTGCGCCTTACCTGTCGACGGGCAAACCCGGTGAAACCATCGCTCTGCGCGTGCGCTTCAACAACGTGGAGCTGAGTGCCGATCCGGTTTTTCGTCAGGTGCTGTCGAAGTCGGAGGCGGCAGCCGGCATGCGGGTGCCGTTGCAGATCGACCCGGTCAAACCGGTCGGCGGCTACAGGGCGGGAGAATACTTCGGCAACGTTCTGGTGCTGTTCAACGCC